One genomic region from Saprospiraceae bacterium encodes:
- the coaBC gene encoding bifunctional phosphopantothenoylcysteine decarboxylase/phosphopantothenate--cysteine ligase CoaBC yields the protein MGDLSGKKILLGVSGSIAAYKSVFLVRSLQKQGAEVRVVMTAKAITFVTPLTFEAITHHPVYWNTSDQQSWNNHIELSLWADAFLIAPATANTIAKIAHGMAEDMLTACHLAARCPVIVAPSMDMDMWHHAATKQNVKTLTEREVKIVPVGDGYLASGLTGEGRMAEPEEIVAYLATYIFKKSSSFSKKHVLITAGPTYESIDPVRYIGNASSGKMGIALADSMADQGAQVTLVLGPSSLMPASPRVEVIRVRSALDMLHATSTHHATADICIFAAAVADYRPVTTAREKIKKTGNELDLKLIKNPDIAYELGKVKNPDQIHVGFALESTSGEAYAKAKLKKKNFDMVVLNSLLDPGAGFGGDTNKTTFFFKNNKSRKFKLKAKSAVAEDILQAILTLLNEKK from the coding sequence CTGCTTATAAATCTGTATTTTTGGTAAGGTCCCTGCAAAAACAGGGAGCCGAAGTCAGGGTAGTCATGACCGCCAAGGCCATTACTTTTGTGACACCACTTACTTTTGAAGCCATCACCCACCACCCTGTTTATTGGAATACTTCTGATCAACAGTCCTGGAACAATCATATCGAATTAAGTTTATGGGCTGATGCCTTCCTGATAGCACCGGCTACTGCCAATACTATTGCCAAAATAGCCCATGGTATGGCTGAAGATATGCTGACTGCCTGCCACCTGGCTGCCAGATGCCCTGTGATCGTGGCGCCTTCGATGGATATGGACATGTGGCATCATGCCGCCACAAAGCAAAATGTAAAGACCCTTACAGAACGTGAGGTAAAGATCGTCCCGGTAGGAGATGGCTACCTGGCCAGTGGCTTGACTGGTGAAGGCCGAATGGCAGAACCAGAGGAGATCGTAGCCTATTTGGCAACATACATTTTCAAAAAATCCTCCTCCTTCTCAAAAAAGCATGTTCTGATCACGGCTGGTCCCACCTATGAATCCATAGACCCTGTCCGCTACATCGGCAATGCTAGTTCAGGCAAAATGGGAATAGCCCTGGCGGATTCAATGGCTGATCAGGGCGCGCAGGTGACCCTCGTATTAGGTCCTTCTTCGTTAATGCCTGCTTCTCCTCGCGTAGAGGTGATTCGAGTCAGGTCCGCACTGGACATGTTACATGCTACTTCTACACATCATGCTACCGCAGACATCTGTATTTTCGCCGCCGCCGTAGCAGACTATAGACCTGTCACCACCGCCAGGGAAAAAATTAAGAAAACAGGCAATGAACTTGATCTTAAACTCATTAAAAATCCTGATATCGCTTATGAGCTTGGCAAGGTCAAAAACCCCGATCAAATTCATGTGGGCTTTGCGTTAGAAAGTACCTCAGGAGAAGCCTATGCAAAAGCAAAGCTTAAAAAGAAAAATTTTGATATGGTGGTGCTCAATTCACTTTTAGATCCGGGAGCTGGATTTGGTGGTGACACAAATAAAACCACCTTCTTTTTCAAAAACAATAAATCCAGAAAATTTAAGTTAAAAGCTAAATCAGCAGTAGCGGAGGATATACTCCAGGCCATCCTTACCTTATTAAATGAAAAAAAATGA
- a CDS encoding DUF4835 family protein, which yields MKLKSFLAIILMVCGLAGHSQEFSAQFKVNTPKLQTTDPKVFRSLEDDAKKFINSRAWTNDKYQLHERIKCNFILTIREEVNGSTFKADLTVSASRPTFGSTYETTILNYMDRNVVFNYEPNRPLNYVQNAFSDRLTALLAFYAHLILGLDYDSFATNGGNDYLLICQNIVNTIPSTMSGEGWLPGDDNRNRYWLLENIMSPRLRSMRTAWYAYHRQGLDIMSQNSTEGRAAIAKALETIDIAKRNYPTSLWIQIFVDEKSTEIVEIFKKGDKPQQQSIHNILSRLDPSSASKFKPLLQ from the coding sequence ATGAAATTAAAATCTTTTCTGGCAATAATTTTAATGGTTTGTGGCCTGGCAGGACATTCCCAGGAGTTTAGCGCACAGTTCAAAGTCAATACGCCCAAACTCCAGACCACTGATCCAAAAGTATTCAGGAGTCTCGAAGACGACGCAAAAAAATTTATAAATAGCAGGGCGTGGACAAACGATAAATATCAATTGCATGAGCGGATCAAGTGCAATTTTATACTTACCATTCGCGAGGAAGTCAATGGATCTACTTTCAAAGCCGACTTGACCGTGTCTGCCTCCAGGCCCACTTTTGGCAGCACCTACGAAACGACCATCCTCAATTATATGGATCGTAACGTGGTCTTCAATTACGAACCAAACAGGCCTTTAAACTATGTGCAGAATGCTTTTTCTGATCGATTGACCGCTTTACTGGCTTTTTATGCTCATCTGATCCTTGGACTTGACTATGATAGCTTCGCTACCAATGGCGGCAATGATTATTTATTGATTTGTCAAAATATAGTAAATACCATACCCAGCACGATGTCTGGAGAAGGGTGGCTACCCGGTGACGACAATCGCAATAGATACTGGCTCTTGGAAAACATCATGAGCCCCAGATTAAGGTCTATGCGCACCGCCTGGTACGCTTATCATCGTCAAGGGCTGGACATCATGTCTCAGAATAGTACTGAAGGTCGGGCAGCAATAGCCAAAGCACTGGAGACCATCGATATTGCCAAAAGAAATTATCCCACCTCACTATGGATACAAATATTCGTAGATGAAAAATCGACCGAGATCGTGGAGATCTTTAAGAAGGGAGATAAACCTCAACAACAGAGCATTCATAATATACTCAGCAGGTTAGACCCATCTTCAGCCTCTAAATTTAAGCCTTTGCTGCAATAG
- a CDS encoding phosphoribosylglycinamide formyltransferase, whose protein sequence is MKSIAIFASGKGSNAKKIIDHFKLHPTIKIGLIVSSHKEAGVLDIAKSAGIPYLVLDRKSYYGSGESLLKKLKEHAIYGIVLAGFLWLVPEYLIARFDKKIINIHPALLPKYGGKGMYGMHVHEAVWKNEERYTGITIHEVNQRFDEGRIIFQAKCEVDKLDTPIDIAGKVHLLEYEHYPTVIEAYFKA, encoded by the coding sequence ATGAAATCAATAGCCATATTTGCCTCAGGCAAAGGAAGCAATGCTAAAAAAATCATCGACCATTTTAAACTGCATCCTACTATAAAAATAGGACTTATCGTGTCCAGCCATAAAGAAGCTGGCGTATTGGACATAGCCAAATCAGCAGGTATACCCTACCTGGTGCTGGATCGAAAATCATATTATGGATCAGGAGAAAGCCTACTAAAGAAGCTCAAAGAACATGCCATCTACGGCATCGTTTTGGCTGGTTTTTTATGGTTAGTGCCGGAATATTTAATAGCCAGGTTTGATAAAAAAATAATCAATATCCACCCTGCTTTATTGCCTAAATACGGCGGTAAAGGCATGTATGGCATGCATGTGCATGAGGCAGTATGGAAAAACGAGGAGCGATATACCGGCATCACGATCCATGAAGTCAATCAACGATTTGATGAAGGCCGCATCATCTTTCAGGCAAAATGTGAAGTGGATAAATTAGACACGCCTATCGACATCGCCGGTAAAGTACACCTACTGGAGTATGAACACTATCCTACTGTGATTGAGGCTTATTTTAAAGCCTAA
- a CDS encoding T9SS type A sorting domain-containing protein — protein sequence MKVIISNKIKWLLIGVLHVCLGNMIVLGQNIGNEYMVPFPNDTLLYMTDFLPKGVRCDNFGSDSTKWDLNGVKAPYIRKTVVNQVEEPSSLFFGSTGTIAIGKNAVEYLKIGGDSVSSFGLDRIDLFGDGHQYYGKYITPRIYRPLETAPDHQPTLLSNKLIYQIDLTNLPPSLKSQLPYPPDSVRVITSIEERTISFKDITLDLNLERNNTILYHKLIVLTTILETRKSNLDWQNITRFVRYPSLFKSDTIRKSSFYTQATQEHVATIFYKSLTEPDRIIYKAPDTFKDLTIIQDFNSGLYFFPNPYTVGTLRCELNIPAAGLYTLRIVNLVGTEIKRENYYLEANKTFDLDLTALSKGTYFIALEQDKNHVISTKRLLVIKS from the coding sequence ATGAAGGTGATTATAAGCAATAAAATTAAATGGCTTTTGATAGGGGTACTCCATGTATGCCTGGGCAATATGATCGTCCTGGGCCAAAACATTGGCAATGAATATATGGTCCCCTTTCCTAATGATACTTTGTTATACATGACTGATTTTTTACCCAAAGGTGTACGCTGTGACAATTTTGGCAGCGATAGCACTAAGTGGGACCTTAATGGAGTCAAAGCGCCTTATATCCGAAAGACTGTGGTCAATCAAGTGGAGGAACCCTCAAGCCTGTTTTTTGGGTCGACAGGCACTATCGCTATCGGGAAAAATGCAGTAGAGTATTTAAAGATTGGAGGAGACTCAGTATCGTCATTTGGATTGGATCGTATAGATCTGTTTGGTGATGGTCATCAGTACTACGGAAAATATATAACACCAAGAATTTATAGACCCCTGGAGACCGCACCGGATCACCAACCGACTTTGCTATCCAATAAACTAATCTACCAGATCGATTTGACCAACCTGCCACCCTCCTTAAAAAGTCAGCTGCCTTATCCTCCGGATTCGGTCAGGGTCATCACCTCAATTGAAGAAAGAACTATAAGCTTTAAAGACATCACGCTTGATCTCAATCTGGAAAGAAACAACACGATTCTATATCACAAACTCATCGTGTTAACGACCATACTCGAGACCCGCAAATCCAATCTGGACTGGCAGAATATCACCAGGTTTGTAAGATATCCTTCCTTGTTTAAATCAGATACGATTAGAAAATCATCTTTTTATACTCAAGCCACTCAAGAGCATGTGGCCACCATTTTTTACAAATCGCTCACAGAGCCTGATCGTATCATCTATAAGGCACCAGATACATTTAAAGATTTGACGATCATCCAGGATTTTAACTCAGGATTATACTTCTTTCCTAACCCTTATACGGTGGGTACGCTTCGATGTGAACTCAATATACCTGCAGCAGGATTGTACACGCTGAGGATTGTCAATTTAGTGGGGACCGAAATTAAGCGAGAAAACTACTATCTCGAAGCGAATAAAACATTTGATTTGGATCTCACTGCATTGTCCAAAGGCACATATTTCATAGCGCTGGAACAGGATAAAAATCACGTGATTTCGACCAAAAGATTATTGGTGATCAAGTCTTAG